Proteins encoded together in one Penicillium digitatum chromosome 1, complete sequence window:
- a CDS encoding C6 transcription factor, putative → MSSPSPKKKNGGNPSAPRQIRFVATDGQPQTKRRRVNAAFDVPVNNQVGCAESLAYGYLADRACEEKCSDSASRAPPRLSALNESASQHASRAIDSSSPEPVPTTIHKGPTDKTANTQPPGSKDVSAFGDICSLPNKGWDTQAVGDSPASVRTSMSSESRTNVPYFRYFGPTAIVPGFKQMIVQVRGSRKSNPSASSDSPSPLRSPKSSNIPTRPLVNTADNRDSRDVNLPFYDRDDTLPASNLVSHLCELFFAHLGCSFPFLQRERFLQDLNEKNVDTMLVDAVCSLAARFSTHPSLGPPQAPPIDCSQPSLDDRKWDRGLPFGHRAMSALVDSLPCPTLSAAQACLLLAYEQFGSNRDSGLWMYLGISIRMAQDLGLQKFQGLKHSYGKTGVTPSEVMTGHAEKMREEQYDDLEVHLTPNTAPKPLVEERARERERVDSFWSIFFLDRVISSGTGRPVTLRDEDIEICFPPQYESRLSNGWPAPFPPLIRIIHLYGRVTDLINGIQDVKLVTPDTLKTLAGMESDLTGIYQGLPPRLHFNAANFQAYVKAKEGTNFILLHFWFHTLIVLLHQPTLLNSFGGSIQHLYLNSRELSMSSAKTIADILSFSELVDGKSFIGNPFTSQPMYIAACAFLMESAYYASPSSGARSNQPQPLLANQSSGFVMPTMESSHGTERKSTAKHILLASAAKENYQRCYKALKALNTYWEGTGYILTVLDQKAKGIVDPLLYAVEDMENIECIAPGQHIRPGAWRAGKFPVDSGFDPERAAGVADIPSEGKWSPHIDPSQAIGWALTGATNSSQPNLSLLYQMSTTEAESPPSRPTYSSQYSHSYPVLPTNAGEGPSSSFPPSIAPARTHEEMTPSLTTANAKYPNVQSRTTSTNSSFYMDMNPTYAESNTRTTQPVQIAQTTFTGMLSSGPPTSHVTTQSSAYNYSMPQTTTEHPNRNPMGTGDPGTDLQSTMDDANGMMIASHEVDMNSIHHQDSFPFVNGEIIPWLEYLPQDVLSFFGDHQDYSLLSPDDVSRPP, encoded by the exons ATGAGCTCCCCTTcccccaagaagaagaatggcGGCAATCCTTCTGCTCCCAGACAAATCCGCTTTGTCGCAACTGACGGCCAGCCGCAAACCAAGCGCCGCCGCGTTAATGCTGC ATTCGATGTTCCGGTGAACAACCAGGTAGGATGTGCAGAATCTCTCGCTTATGGATACCTTGCTGACCGGGCATGTGAGGAGAAGTGT TCTGACTCCGCATCTCGAGCGCCGCCGCGCCTTTCGGCTCTGAACGAATCGGCAAGCCAGCACGCTTCCCGGGCAATCGATAGCAGCTCCCCCGAACCAGTGCCGACAACGATACACAAGGGCCCCACAGATAAAACAGCGAATACACAACCGCCCGGATCAAAGGATGTCTCTGCTTTTGGAGACATTTGTTCACTCCCGAACAAGGGATGGGATACACAAGCCGTTGGGGACAGTCCAGCGAGTGTTCGTACCTCTATGAGCTCAGAGAGTCGCACGAATGTCCCGTATTTTCGATACTTCGGCCCTACCGCGATCGTACCGGGGTTCAAACAAATGATTGTGCAAGTTCGAGGTTCTCGGAAGAGTAACCCGTCAGCGTCCTCAGACTCGCCCTCTCCTCTTCGGAGCCCTAAATCGTCCAACATTCCCACAAGACCCCTGGTCAACACTGCGGATAACCGGGACAGTCGCGATGTGAATCTCCCATTTTATGACCGAGATGACACGCTTCCTGCTTCAAATCTTGTATCTCACTTGTGCGAACTCTTTTTTGCTCACCTGGGTTGCagctttcctttcctacaacgagagaGATTTCTTCAGGACCTCAACGAGAAAAATGTTGACACCATGTTGGTGGATGCAGTGTGTTCCTTAGCTGCGAGATTCTCAACACATCCATCACTTGGCCCTCCACAGGCTCCTCCTATCGATTGCTCGCAGCCATCACTCGACGACAGAAAGTGGGATCGTGGTCTGCCCTTTGGTCATCGTGCGATGAGCGCTCTCGTAGATTCACTGCCGTGTCCAACTCTTTCTGCCGCCCAAGCGTGCCTATTACTCGCTTATGAACAATTTGGATCAAATCGTGACAGTGGACTCTGGATGTACCTTGGAATATCCATTCGCATGGCACAGGACCTGGGACTGCAGAAGTTCCAAGGTCTCAAACATAGCTATGGCAAGACCGGCGTTACACCGAGTGAAGTGATGACAGGCCACGCTGAGAAAATGAGAGAGGAACAATATGATGATCTTGAAGTGCATCTAACACCGAATACTGCCCCGAAACCTTTGGTTGAGGAACGAGCCCGAGAGCGTGAACGGGTAGACTCTTTTTGGAGCATATTTTTCCTAGACCGAGTTATCTCTTCGGGGACCGGGAGGCCAGTGACACTACGCGACGAGGATATTGAAATTTGCTTCCCTCCTCAGTATGAATCTCGGCTATCAAATGGGTGGCCCGCGCCATTCCCCCCGCTCATTCGGATCATTCATCTGTACGGCCGGGTGACCGACCTTATAAATGGCATTCAGGATGTCAAGCTCGTCACCCCGGACACATTGAAGACGTTAGCTGGCATGGAAAGCGATCTGACTGGCATCTATCAAGGCTTGCCCCCAAGACTCCATTTCAACGCAGCCAACTTTCAAGCCTATGTCAAAGCCAAGGAGGGAACCAATTTTATTCTTCTCCATTTTTGGTTCCATACTCTAATCGTTCTCCTTCACCAACCGACGTTGTTGAATTCATTTGGTGGATCAATCCAACATCTCTATCTAAACAGTCGTGAGCTATCAATGTCGTCTGCCAAAACTATTGCCGACATCCTGTCCTTCTCGGAGCTTGTCGATGGGAAAAGCTTCATTGGCAATCCTTTCACGAGTCAGCCGATGTACATTGCTGCGTGCGCATTCCTCATGGAAAGTGCTTACTATGCGTCTCCATCTTCGGGGGCTAGGTCAAACCAACCCCAGCCATTGTTGGCGAATCAATCCAGTGGGTTCGTGATGCCCACTATGGAGTCCTCACATGGGACGGAACGAAAGTCGACTGCGAAACATATCCTGCTTGCTTCTGCGGCCAAAGAAAATTACCAGCGGTGTTATAAGGCCTTGAAAGCACTTAATACATACTGGGAAGGCACTGGATATATTTTGACAGTGCTGGATCAGAAGGCCAAGGGGATTGTCGATCCCCTCCTCTACGCTGTGGAGGATATGGAAAATATCGAATGTATCGCCCCAGGGCAACACATTAGGCCAGGAGCTTGGCGTGCAGGCAAATTCCCGGTGGACTCTGGCTTTGATCCAGAACGAGCAGCAGGGGTCGCTGACATCCCATCGGAAGGGAAATGGTCGCCACACATTGATCCAAGCCAAG CTATCGGATGGGCACTTACAGGAGCAACAAATTCTTCACAGCCAAACTTAAGCCTTCTCTATCAGATGTCCACCACTGAGGCTGAGTCTCCGCCCAGTAGACCAACATATTCGTCGCAGTACAGCCACAGCTACCCAGTTCTACCAACGAATGCTGGCGAAGGGCCAAGCTCTTCATTTCCACCATCGATTGCACCAGCCAGAACTCACGAAGAAATGACACCTTCACTCACGACAGCAAATGCTAAATACCCCAATGTTCAATCTCGAACAACCAGCACCAACTCGTCTTTTTACATGGATATGAATCCAACGTATGCCGAATCAAACACACGGACTACACAGCCCGTACAGATAGCACAGACTACATTCACCGGGATGCTATCCTCCGGGCCACCAACTTCACATGTGACTACCCAGTCTTCCGCCTATAATTACTCGATGCCTCAAACCACAACTGAGCACCCAAACAGAAACCCAATGGGGACTGGCGACCCAGGTACCGATCTCCAATCGACCATGGATGATGCCAACGGCATGATGATCGCGAGTCATGAGGTCGATATGAACTCCATCCATCATCAAGACTCTTTCCCGTTCGTTAACGGCGAGATCATTCCGTGGCTCGAATACCTCCCGCAAGATGTCCTGAGTTTCTTCGGCGACCATCAAGATTATTCGCTTTTGAGCCCCGACGATGTGTCACGGCCTCCGTAA
- a CDS encoding Thioredoxin yields MPATEITSKVDFLQKVLRSEDPVLLNCYADWCSHCKAIAPKIEEFSTVYTQVKFYQVDVDKVEDVGQELGVRAKPTFMLFKGGEKITEIVGAHLNAIEEGIKTHLL; encoded by the exons ATGCCTGCCACCGAAATTACCAG CAAAGTCGACTTCCTACAGAAGGTCCTCAGATCAGAAGACCCCGTCCTCCTCAACTGCTACGCCGATTGGTGTTCGCACTGCAAAGCCATCGCACCCAAGATCGAAGAATTCAGCACTGTCTATACCCAGGTCAAATTCTACCAGGTGGATGTCGATAAGGTCGAAGATGTCGGACAAGAGCTGGGTGTACGGGCTAAGCCTACATTCATGCTGTTCAAGGGTGGGGAAAAGATCACAGAGATTGTTGGGGCACATTTGAATGCCATTGAGGAGGGTATCAAAACTCACCTTCTTTGA
- a CDS encoding Laccase TilA has product MNFTLGSLSLWLLCLVQLVSAATVFFPVTLTWADRTVAGVSRPVISTNGQFPGPPLRINQGDTVEFLVDNRCPFNTTIHFHGIEQLGTPWSDGVPGVSQRSIRPNTSFLYKWTATEYGAYWYHAHHRGSLEDGLYGPIYITPAASVQKPFSLITTNPAQLKAMIQAESVTCPVLLSEWRILTSEEIWAAEMASGTDSFCANALLINGKGSITCLPRAEIDALTTPAQKTSLGNDLRLTDMACFPPNITDTVFNFPHNYAAIPPTMFEGCVPSQGLQEIFTVNAAHQYVSWDLTSTAGLLELTFSIDEHDMWVYAIDGRYIQPRRVNAVTMPNSNRYSVLIPLTKLAGDYTVRMVSASINQILNTTAIMRYQGLPQMTRPSNPWIQINNEPVSADTVFLDESQVIPFPVLTPSNNIAQTFFLHINQVGTAYRWRLGNASYGLELEEAQPLLFNQNSIPSDLIVRTKNDTWIDLILQTDTILQPPHPIHKHSNKHFILGQGNGTFSWNSVAEAVQAVPGNFNLQTPQYRDTFPTLPAVTGLTWTAIRYHVVNPGAFLMHCHIQVHQSGGMVLAMLDGVDVWPTVPPAYAIAAGF; this is encoded by the exons ATGAATTTCACTCTAGGAAGCCTGTCCCTCTGGCTTCTGTGCCTCGTCCAATTGGTATCTGCAGCTACGGTGTTCTTTCCAGTCACCTTGACTTGGGCGGATAGAACTGTTGCAGGAGTATCTAGGCCGGTGATCTCGACAAACGGCCAGTTTCCTGGTCCTCCGCTACGGATCAATCAAGGTGACACTGTTGAGTTCCTCGTTGATAACCGGTGCCCGTTCAATACCACTATACACTTCCATG GAATTGAGCAATTGGGAACTCCTTGGTCTGATGGTGTCCCAGGTGTCTCACAGAGATCAATTAGGCCAAACACATCGTTCCTCTATAAATGGACGGCAACCGAGTACGGGGCCTACTGGTATCACGCGCATCACCGTGGTTCTCTCGAAGATGGGCTTTACGGACCAATCTATATTACCCCTGCCGCCTCGGTGCAAAAGCCTTTCAGCCTCATCACCACCAATCCCGCTCAGTTGAAGGCTATGATCCAGGCAGAGAGCGTGACCTGTCCCGTTTTGCTTTCGGAGTGGCGTATCCTCACATCAGAGGAGATATGGGCTGCCGAGATGGCCTCTGGGACAGACTCATTTTGTGCTAATGCTTTGCTCATCAATGGCAAAGGGTCCATCACCTGCCTACCACGTGCTGAGATTGATGCTCTGACAACACCCGCTCAAAAAACGAGCCTGGGTAATGATCTAAGATTGACGGATATGGC ATGCTTTCCTCCCAACATTACCGACACAGTATTCAACTTCCCACACAACTACGCTGCCATCCCCCCAACCATGTTTGAAGGATGTGTACCATCCCAAGGTCTCCAGGAAATCTTCACTGTCAACGCAGCCCATCAGTACGTCAGCTGGGATCTCACCAGCACAGCCGGCCTGCTAGAACTCACTTTCTCAATCGACGAGCACGACATGTGGGTATACGCTATAGACGGACGATATATCCAACCTCGTAGAGTCAACGCGGTCACCATGCCAAACTCAAACCGCTACTCGGTTCTGATCCCCCTTACCAAGCTAGCGGGAGACTACACTGTGCGCATGGTTAGTGCCAGCATAAACCAGATCCTCAACACGACCGCAATAATGCGATACCAAGGCTTGCCGCAGATGACCCGTCCATCTAACCCGTGGATCCAAATCAACAACGAACCTGTCTCGGCAGATACCGTCTTCCTAGACGAATCCCAGGTCATCCCATTCCCGGTGCTCACCCCTTCCAACAATATAGCACAAACCTTCTTCCTTCACATCAACCAAGTCGGCACCGCGTACCGCTGGAGACTCGGCAATGCCAGCTACGGCCTCGAACTCGAGGAAGCACAGCCCTTGCTCTTCAACCAGAATTCCATTCCCAGTGACTTGATTGTCAGAACGAAAAATGATACCTGGATCGACTTGATTCTCCAAACAGATACTATCTTGCAGCCCCCGCATCCGATCCACAAGCACTCGAATAAACATTTCATTCTAGGTCAGGGGAATGGTACTTTCAGTTGGAATTCGGTCGCGGAAGCGGTACAGGCTGTTCCTGGGAACTTTAATCTGCAGACTCCGCAGTATCGTGATACCTTCCCTACGCTACCGGCTGTCACGGGTCTGACTTGGACGGCTATCAGATACCATGTGGTAAACCCCGGTGCGTTCTTGATGCACTGTCATATTCAGGTTCATCAGAGTGGCGGGATGGTCTTGGCGATGTTGGATGGGGTTGATGTTTGGCCTACTGTGCCACCAGCTTATGCGATTGCTGCTGGATTTTAG
- a CDS encoding Homeobox and C2H2 transcription factor, putative — protein sequence MEYFDFEGASSAHDSNQLGDDVASTDIELDEAEEQTANFHSLVHDQTLDFPTESAPEQSEVNVSQATDPVGVDGVYPMFRAQEPCDYFRLRGLDCFVAKRGIMNCGCTCCISFWRECSFTHAEAPERRRRRKASVPVNTLAHSKAKSARPFQCTFCTDSFPAKYDWQRHEKSMHLILDKWTCSPHGGTIEQNGIPLCVFCLAASPDDEHLETHNFISCQEKAVQERTFYRKDHLNQHLRLMHNAKFQPCMEKWQSSITDIKSRCGFCGSVFQKWKDRVDHLAGHFKNGASMAQWQGDWGFDPQIQARVENAIPPYMIDYEWRSPDPWATEQAKGDGTALGLPVPTDINCYHRLSRELTTYIHDQKAQGRVPSDQMIQAEARRVIYGCDDPWNQTCADNIVWLSVLKRDCGLQTTVNNDSIQFADLGMQPPFAINGGLRAAPREINTLARTVFQGAPVHSPAISNPSLRGHGFPGTGFSSAGPSRPGSLSGSYAGSAGMVSAGPDLSFSDWASSLPTTESAPGESTADSLVQMGFDPEFLQRLNDSYGEINPDDLEGLHLDRADGQKSPEEQGWPNKDLLGPPTASSLLGDVSASDPVALLNSKVGHPPASNATHDDTPGYFGNRKF from the exons ATGGAGTATTTTGATTTCGAAGGCGCCTCGTCTGCCCATGACTCTAACCAACTAGGCGACGATGTCGCTTCGACTGATATTGAACTCGATGAAGCCGAAGAACAGACAGCTAACTTTCACTCACTGGTTCACGATCAGACATTGGATTTTCCCACTGAATCGGCGCCGGAGCAGTCCGAAGTGAATGTTTCACAAGCCACTGACCCCGTCGGGGTCGACGGGGTTTACCCCATGTTCCGTGCCCAAGAACCATGCGACTATTTCCGGCTAAGGGGACTGGACTGTTTTGTCGCAAAGCGCGGTATAATGAACTGTGGCTGTACTTGCTGTATCTCTTTTTGGCGTGAATGCAGTTTCACTCATGCCGAAGCGCCTG AACGTCGTCGTCGCCGCAAGGCCTCAGTACCTGTCAATACCCTGGCCCATTCGAAGGCCAAATCTGCTCGTCCTTTCCAATGTACCTTCTGTACCGACTCCTTCCCTGCTAAGTATGACTGGCAGCGGCACGAGAAGTCCATGCATTTAATCCTGGACAAATGGACCTGCTCCCCTCACGGCGGTACAATTGAACAGAACGGTATACCTCTTTGTGTCTTCTGCTTGGCAGCTAGTCCAGACGATGAACACCTAGAAACTCACAACTTCATCAGTTGCCAAGAGAAGGCAGTGCAAGAGAGAACATTCTACCGGAAGGATCATCTCAACCAACACCTCCGCTTGATGCACAATGCCAAGTTTCAACCATGCATGGAGAAATGGCAAAGCAGCATTACAGATATCAAATCCCGATGTGGATTCTGTGGCTCCGTCTTCCAGAAATGGAAAGATCGAGTGGACCATTTGGCCGGTCACTTCAAAAATGGAGCTAGCATGGCTCAATGGCAAGGAGATTGGGGCTTTGATCCCCAGATTCAAGCTCGGGTCGAAAACGCCATTCCACCGTACATGATTGACTATGAATGGCGGTCCCCTGATCCCTGGGCTACTGAGCAAGCTAAGGGAGATGGCACCGCACTTGGGCTTCCTGTTCCTACGGATATCAATTGTTACCATCGGCTTTCTCGCGAACTCACCACATACATCCATGATCAAAAGGCACAAGGTCGTGTACCATCAGATCAAATGATACAAGCTGAGGCTCGCCGTGTCATCTATGGATGTGATGATCCTTGGAACCAGACTTGCGCAGATAACATTGTTTGGCTGAGTGTCCTCAAGCGCGATTGTGGACTACAGACTACTGTGAACAACGACAGCATCCAATTTGCCGATCTTGGCATGCAGCCTCCATTCGCTATCAATGGCGGCCTCCGAGCTGCACCCCGGGAGATCAATACACTAGCGCGAACAGTATTTCAAGGGGCCCCCGTCCACAGTCCTGCCATCTCTAACCCGAGCCTGCGCGGTCATGGCTTTCCTGGCACTGGCTTCTCTTCTGCCGGGCCCAGCCGACCGGGGAGTTTATCAGGCAGTTACGCTGGCAGTGCAGGGATGGTGTCAGCTGGTCCTGATCTGTCCTTCTCGGATTGGGCTAGTAGTCTTCCGACCACTGAATCTGCCCCGGGGGAAAGCACAGCTGACTCTCTGGTACAAATGGGATTTGACCCAGAATTCCTACAACGACTGAATGACAGCTACGGTGAAATCAATCCGGATGATTTGGAAGGCTTGCATCTAGATCGCGCCGATGGCCAAAAAAGCCCCGAAGAACAAGGATGGCCAAATAAAGACTTACTTGGTCCGCCCACCGCCTCATCTCTGCTGGGTGATGTGTCTGCTTCAGATCCGGTAGCTCTTCTCAATTCCAAAGTGGGCCACCCTCCTGCATCGAATGCCACCCATGATGATACGCCAGGATACTTTGGCAATCGCAAATTTTGA
- a CDS encoding flavoprotein oxygenase, with translation MAKFNDDSHQHVDCTEILSPQPFAPTGKGFLVSTLESSNESAENARMSSTQDYESNSSPSSNRHSTSDVFGREMDDDLNQLKSRASSRSSLSSIPASVLIYPVDRMKQMPSMDIHEKRADYRTKESEASFSDFNTVPAIVCTIRQREAAFRKPSSVRAMQMHTEDEADDDDYLTPSRRRQRLHSGSSGPSPLRRLQYHLPNTSKQPKTRQEAPLVLLHCTLLPPSIPVPGASDPRNQGILEDELPAEYWKRWLRLKDRVGSGVLRDRGVLISHPEDLYDILEERLLESLELQRPRLQNGHFVGREDNTSGSGSEGDFSDIEESETDGEQGDECPDCGTHVRHGDSNRKWEIRVFAANGLMRSGAWAAAWRDMEKVDVEVGLWLPSDVRFGLERRLAEEQMAVVEHAQTQTPQMQMQMQMSSLINSVHQVPPEILQSPRQSHARIISGMGSFQADGMMSRQGFLEAGTRLDHAPEFRRGKKEREVALSTLSVNSIRVLAADRRNIALLFLSILVAFLAIGSFSQQFPDVPSFSVVPSLVSSAYSASLGSAGDILAMSSADSMPTKSVGGREREVIPMSEIVKPASLAVDSPDFHAQPTILLEPTETTAPHQLLENSQAQLEEAADSSSSTSSSAVGTSEPPPSTDSVKSSILSDVFVETTLPQSEESALISLGNTVETPAASTGPFPSSTNSDESFVLPDMPAENDMPQHESEAEFSLNNSVEPLAISAEPSPFIGSIESPILLDVATETADPYTQGEEEQQSEEDEQII, from the coding sequence ATGGCGAAGTTCAATGACGACAGTCATCAACACGTCGATTGCACAGAAATCCTAAGCCCACAACCTTTTGCCCCTACAGGCAAAGGCTTCCTCGTGTCCACCCTCGAGTCCAGCAACGAGTCCGCCGAAAATGCCCGTATGTCCTCCACTCAAGATTATGAATCCAACTCTTCCCCCTCCTCCAACCGCCATTCAACAAGCGACGTATTCGGCCGTGAAATGGACGATGACCTAAACCAACTAAAATCCAGAGCATCGAGTCGCTCATCACTATCCTCAATTCCAGCCTCCGTCCTCATCTATCCAGTCGACAGGATGAAGCAAATGCCAAGTATGGACATCCACGAAAAGAGAGCCGACTACAGAACAAAAGAGTCTGAAGCTAGCTTCAGCGATTTTAACACCGTTCCTGCTATTGTCTGCACTATCCGCCAGCGCGAAGCTGCCTTCCGAAAGCCGAGTTCCGTAAGAGCGATGCAGATGCATACAGAAGACGAAGCCGACGACGACGATTATCTAACCCCCTCGCGCCGACGACAACGCCTCCACTCAGGGTCATCTGGCCCCTCACCACTGAGACGATTACAATATCACTTGCCCAATACATCGAAACAGCCCAAGACCAGACAGGAGGCGCCGCTAGTATTGCTGCACTGCACCCTGCTTCCGCCGTCCATCCCAGTACCTGGGGCATCGGACCCCAGAAACCAGGGGATCCTGGAGGACGAGCTACCGGCAGAATACTGGAAGCGCTGGCTACGACTCAAAGACCGGGTTGGATCGGGCGTGCTTCGCGATCGCGGAGTGTTGATCTCACACCCGGAGGATCTATACGATATTCTAGAGGAGCGACTGTTAGAGAGTCTCGAGCTGCAACGACCGCGCCTGCAGAATGGGCACTTTGTGGGTCGGGAGGACAACAcctctggctctggctctgaAGGGGATTTCTCGGATATTGAAGAAAGCGAGACCGACGGCGAGCAGGGCGATGAGTGTCCCGACTGTGGAACACATGTACGACACGGAGATAGTAACCGCAAATGGGAGATTCGGGTATTTGCCGCGAACGGACTAATGCGTTCTGGGGCGTGGGCTGCTGCGTGGCGAGATATGGAAAAGGTTGATGTCGAGGTCGGGCTTTGGTTGCCTTCTGATGTGCGCTTTGGCCTGGAGAGAAGGCTCGCGGAGGAGCAGATGGCGGTCGTAGAGCATGCTCAGACTCAGACTCCGCAGATGCAGATGCAAATGCAGATGTCGTCCCTGATTAACAGTGTGCATCAGGTCCCACCGGAGATTCTGCAGTCGCCTAGGCAGAGCCATGCTCGCATTATCAGTGGTATGGGGTCTTTTCAGGCTGATGGGATGATGTCCAGACAGGGTTTCCTTGAAGCTGGAACTCGTCTTGACCATGCGCCTGAGTTTAGACGGGGAAAAAAGGAACGTGAGGTTGCTCTTTCGACTCTCTCTGTCAATTCTATTCGTGTTCTGGCGGCTGATAGGCGCAACATTGCCCTGCTTTTTCTCAGTATCCTTGTGGCTTTCCTGGCTATAGGTTCTTTTTCTCAGCAGTTCCCGGATGTACCGAGCTTCAGCGTGGTTCCATCTTTGGTTTCTTCTGCTTATTCTGCGAGCTTGGGCAGTGCGGGCGATATATTGGCCATGAGCTCAGCTGACTCCATGCCGACTAAGTCTGTGGGTGGACGTGAGAGGGAGGTGATTCCAATGTCTGAGATAGTAAAGCCTGCTTCTCTGGCTGTTGACTCCCCTGATTTTCATGCTCAGCCTACAATCTTGCTAGAGCCCACCGAAACTACAGCGCCACACCAGCTGCTGGAGAATTCTCAGGCCCAACTAGAAGAGGCAGCagattcttcttcttctacttcttcttctgccgTTGGGACCTCAGAGCCCCCTCCTTCCACTGACTCTGTTAAGTCTTCCATTCTGTCGGATGTGTTTGTAGAGACTACACTCCCTCAGTCTGAGGAAAGCGCACTGATTTCTCTGGGAAACACTGTGGAAACCCCTGCTGCGTCTACAGGGCCCTTCCCTTCTTCAACAAACTCTGATGAATCTTTTGTTCTGCCAGACATGCCTGCAGAAAATGACATGCCCCAGCATGAGAGCGAAGCAGAATTTTCTTTGAATAATAGTGTTGAGCCTCTCGCTATATCTGCAGAGCCTTCTCCTTTCATTGGCTCTATCGAGTCTCCCATTCTGTTGGATGTGGCTACGGAGACTGCAGATCCTTATACTCAAGGCGAAGAAGAACAGCAaagcgaagaagatgaacaAATTATATGA
- a CDS encoding Nucleotide-binding, alpha-beta plait, whose product MSKLFIGGLSWNTDDNSLRQRFEEFGVVEDATVVKDRDTGRSRGFGFVRFSTDEEATAAMNAMNNQEFDGRQIRVDKATERAAGGGRGGFGGGGYRGGNGGYGGGQGGYGGGQGGYGGGQGYGGQQGGQGGYGGGY is encoded by the exons ATGTCGAAGCTTTTCATTGG CGGTCTTTCCTGGAACACAGACGACAACAGTCTGCGCCAGCGCttcgaggaattcggcgttGTCGAGGATGCT ACCGTCGTCAAGGACCGTGATACCGGCCGCAGCCGCGGTTTCGGTTTCGTCCGCTTCTCTACCGATGAGGAGGCTACTGCCGCTATGAACGCCATGAACAACCAGGA GTTCGACGGTCGCCAGATCCGCGTTGACAAGGCTACTGAGCGCGCTGCCGGTGGTGGTCGCGGCGGCTTCGGCGGTGGTGGTTACCGTGGCGGCAACGGAGGCTACGGTGGTGGTCAGGGCGGCTACGGCGGTGGCCAGGGCGGCTACGGTGGTGGTCAGGGCTACGGTGGCCAGCAGGGTGGCCAGGGCGGTTACGGCGGCGGTTACTAG